tatatatatatatatatatatatatatatatatatatatatatatatatatatatatatatatatatatatatatatatatatatatatatatatatatatatatatatatatatatatatatatatatatatatgtatatatatatatatatatatatatatatatatatatatatatatatatatatatatatatatatatatatatatatatatatatatatatatatatatatacatacataatgtcTTCAGGAAGAATTCTAAATATTTTTCATAGAAGGCATTTTATCCACTTATCCGAGGCTATGGGTTccacagtttgtgtgtgtgtgtgtgtgtgtgtgtgtgtgtgtgtgtgtgtgtgtgtgtgtgtgtgtgtgtgtgtctgtctgtctgtctgtctgtctgtctgtctgtgtgtcgcTGTTTAACTGATGTACTGACGTTATAATATTAATGGTAAGTCACATAATTAAAGAATTTTTTAAAACAAAtatttagacgacgtttcggtctctcTTAAACCATTATCTTGTTCCTTAATACGAGGCTTTTGATCTGTTAATTAATCTTCACTTTCAGATCagatattttaaaatattatacAAAAATTCAGtatattttgaaaataatattGTACAAGGATAGAAGTGCagggtatttattttttttaaatatatcaaGACATATATTACATCAGAGTTTTAAGTAGGACTAAAATTTCGTTGGGAATTATGAAGTCAGGCGAAAATAATTCAACGTAATTGTTTCTGCTGAAGTTTTGGGAGGATGTTGAAGTCACAGGAATTATCAGCCTCTCAGTAGAAGAGTCGTAATAGTGGAAGGGTCATCACAGAAGAGGTCATCACAGAAGAGGTCGTCATCACAGAAGGGGTCGTCATCATTTTCAGAAGTTACGCAGCAGTAGGCGTGCTCACCTTACTTCCCAAAGCCTGAAACCATAAGAAATAATTTTAATTAAGATCAATTTTAAGTTGAGAAGGATCACGAGGTTTCAAAGGACATACAGCAAGACATTTCCGACAGGAAGACTATCAACACTGTTCGACACTTTTAACACTTTTAACAGTTAGCACAACTCACCGCCACCTCCGCCAaaaccgccgccgccgccgcctgctgTAAAACAAAAGAAATATAGTGAGTGAGATTCCACCTATTTGAGAGTGGACTCTCAAGGGAAGTCTAAACTTCTATCAAGATATATTATGCAAACCAAACGGGAAACACGCAGACACAACAATCCTTTACCGAACACCAGGTTTCTGTTATCCAGAGCTTTATTTGGGTGCTTGATAAACTTCTGACCGTAAAACGTGTCTATGAAAGGGCGAAAATGTCTGCATGTCTCTGacagacacatatatatatattttaccacCTCCGCCTCCTCCGAAGCCTCCGCCTCCACCAaatcctccaccactgccaccaggaCGATTACCACCACCGTGATGACGACCACAGCAGGCAGCAGCGCTGGTGTaggcagccatcaccaccaccatcaccaccaccaggagggcGCTCCACTTCTGCAGGAGAATCATCTACAGTAATCCACTTCTACAGGAGACTCATCTTAAGCAATTTTGACTCGGGGTGGACTGTAAAGCCAGCGGGAGGAATCGTGGGAAGGTTTATTAAGCCCCCATGTATCCTGTCCATCACCAGTCAAGATCAAAATGCAAATGGCttagaaaatcgacaagttgaagaatgagacacttgtccaaCATTTGTTGCATCGCTGTCTCATTCTTCATGTACACAGTTGTTATCTGGTGAATGAGTCGTACGACATTTGTCGCAACCACTAGACGACACGATGCCTCCGAAACATATGATGAGCAAATAAGAACCTCCTGATTTATACAAACAAAAAATGATCACCTACTATTGCCTTTGTAACTATACCTGTTAAAGCACCTAGGGCTACACATGTGACTCGACACGATATTGTTACACATGTGGCTCTACACCTATGGCATTAACCTCGCGAGTTAAGCCAGAGGACTCACCATggttgcagagagagagagagacaactgACTCATCAGCAGGAGATTCTCTCTTTATATACGAAGTCCTTCTCCAAGTTCGGCCTCCAAGGTACGGCCTCCAGTCATCTCGGCAAACCTCCCCAAGGCCTCGAGGAGCAGGTTCTCGAGTGATACCTGGAACTGTCACGACTTGTTCAGGCCTTCGTGAGACAACCTTCACGTGTATTTGTTCAGTTTTTGTTCGTTTGCACACAGTTCTTAATTTTTTGTACCATTTGTCTTGTAAAACTGGATCTTGTACGTAAATGTTTGTCTGGATTATCTTAAAATGAATTAGATTAGGCTACgataggttagttaaggttatgTTCACTTTGAATACGTTGGGTAAGGCTAGATTAACAAAATATAGGGTAGATAAGAATAGGTAAGTTAGAACATGTTAAGTTAGGTCAATAAGGCTAGGCTAAGTTAGAACAGGTTAAGCTAGGTCAATAaagctaggttaagttagaataTGCTAAAAATAAGTAAAGTTACAATACGTTACATTAGCTTAGCTTAGGCTAGGTGAGTTGAGATAGAGAGGGTTAAGATAAATTAGATTCTTAGGTTACAtaaggttaggataggctagATAATGCTAGGTTAAGTCAGAATACGTTAGGTTATTTCAAATAGGATAGGTTCAATTATATTAGattagataaggttaggttaggttagaccagCTAAACCTAGACTAAAGGAACATAAGTAAAGCATTAGATCTAGCCACGATTAAAATTGTCTGTTTATTCACTTCCAAGATTTTTTATCGGGCTTGTTTCTTTCCACCTATAGTTTATGTTCCCTATCAGTAaaacgggtacctgggtgttagtcgactggtgtgggtcgcatcctgggacactgacctaatttgcacgaaatgctcagcataagaagggactttctatatagtagtatgtcactgatgtcagctaggcctgtataccttgtacatgtactggtagtaaataaagatattattattattattattattattattattattattattattattattattattattattattattattattattaataaaagtattagtcagagggcagaagaggggttgttgaggtggtttggtcatttagagagaatggatcaaagtattagtcagagggcagaagaggggttgttgaggtggtttggtcatttagagagaatggatcaaagtagaatgacatggaaagcatataaatctataggggaaggaaggcggggtagggatagtcctcgaaagggttggagagagggggtaaaggaggttttgtgggcgaggggcttggacttccagcaagcgtgcgtgagcgtgttagataggagtgaataaagacgaatggtacttgggacctgacgatctgttggagtgtgagcagggtaatatttagtgaagggattcaaggaaactggttattttcatatagtcggacttgagtcctggaaatgggaagtacaatgcctgcactctaaaggagaggttcgggatattggcagtttggagggatatgttgtgtatctttatacgtatatgcttctaaactgttgtattctgagcgcctctgcaaaaacagtgataatgtgtgagtgaggtgaaagtgttgaatgatgatgaaagtattttctttttggggattttctttcttttttgggtcaccctgcctcggtgggagactgccaacttgttgaaatatatatatatatatatatatatatatatatatatatatatatatatatatatatatatatatatatatatatatatatatatatatatatatgtatatatatatatatatatatatatatatatatatatatatatatatatatatatatatatatatatgtatatatatatataaatatatatgtcgtgccgaatatgtaaaactggtcaattagcaagaactcatataaaattaagtcctttctaaaattttctcttatgcgtttaaagatatatttttttcattaatgttaatgtaaaaatttttaattttgcaccaaaagaatattagaaaacttacctaaccttattataagaagagcaatttattttagcctaacccaactaaatatattttagatttgtttacaataatttaatactaaacacagtgaaatatatttatttcgttaggttcagattgattttggcgaaattactgcatacacaaattttcacttgtcctatatggcaagatgaacgttgctatttaagccaagatcgcaagttctccctattcggcacgacatatacatatatatatatatatatatatatatatatatatatatatatatatatatatatatatatatatatatatatatatatatatacaggaaagagtaaggttatgaggataacaaaaagattaggtgatgaaagattgaatatcagattggagggagagagtatggaggaggtgaacgtattcagatatttgggagtggacgtgtcagcagatgggtctatgaaagacgaggtgaatcatagaattgatgagggaaaaagagtgagtggtgcacttaggagtctgtggagacaaagaactttgtccttggaggcaaagaggggaatgtatgagagtatagttttaccaacgctcttatatgggtgtgaagcgtgggtgatgaatgttgcagcgaggagaaggctggaggcagtggagatgtcatgtctgagggcaatgtgtggtgtgaatataatgcagagaattcgtagtttggaagttaggaggaggtgcgggattaccaaaactgttgtccagagggctgaggaagggttgttgaggtggttcggacatgtagagagaatggagcgaaacagaatgacttcaagagtgtatcagtctgtagtggaaggaaggcggggtaggggtcggcctaggaagggttggagggagggggtaaaggaggttttgtgtgcgaggggcttggacttccagcaggcatgcgtgagcgtgtttgataggagtgaatggagacaaatggtttttaatacttgacgtgctgttggagtgtgagcaaagtaacatttatgaagggattcagggaaaccggcaggccggacttgagtcctggagatgggaagtacagtgcctgcactctgaaggaggggtgttaatgttgcagtttaaaaactgtagtgtaaagcacccttctggcaagacagtgatggagtgaatgatggtgaaagtttttctttttcgggccaccctgccttggtgggaatcggccggtgtgatatatattatatatatattatatatatatatatattatatatattacatatatattatatatatatatatatatatattatatatatatatatatattatatatatattatatatatatatatatatatatatattcagttgcCACTTTAATAaatacacctgtacacctgctcgttaatgcaaatTTCTAATCAATCACATGGAAGCACCTCAATGCCTGACaacatgcagacatggtcaagaggttcagcTGTTGCTCAGACAAAacgtcagaatggggaagaaatgtgatctaagtgactttcACTGTTGAATGATTCTTGGTGCCTGAATAGGTGTGAGCATCTCACAAACTACTGATCTGGGATTTTCACGCACAACAGTCTaaagtttacagagaatggtgtgaaaaacgAAAAAACATCCACTGAGTGGCAGTTCTGTGGGTAAAATCGCTTAGTTAATGAGAGAGGTCGGAAGAGAACGGTCAGTCTGATTCATGCTGACAGGAATGGATAGTGACTCTAATAATCACGCGTTACAGCACTGGTATGCAGATTAGCGTCTCTGAAAGCACAACACGTCGAACCTTGTAGGGGGTGAGTTTCATCAGCAAAATACTACACCGAGATTTAttcctgtcagctaagaacaggcAACTGAAACATCAGTAGGCACTAGCTCACCAAACCTGGGCAGCTGAAGATTGGAAAAATTTCGCCTCCTCTGAGGAATCGTGATTTCTGTTGCGACACGTACAAAGTAGGGGTAAAAATTTGGCGCAAATCTTTCAGATGTGATGGAACTGGAGATTCACAGCATGAATGTACAGCCAACATATCTGCACCAACTacgtgatgctatcatgtcaacatagaCCATGATTTCTAAGGAGTGCTTCCAGCACCTTGATGGATGCATGCCGCTAAGAATTCAGGTTGCTCGGTACTCGGCCTACCCACTACTAAGAAGTGTGTTCCAAATAAATTGCCGACAGTGAATGTCATATATAGGTAATCCCGAAATCCTTTACTCAGAGCTCATTGGTTGAGGGTTACTGTACCTCGGTCAATTAGGAATTACAGTGGTTCAGTCCACCAGGAATTACGGCACCTCTGCCCCACAGAATTACAATGCCTCGGTCCACCAGGAATTACAGTACCTCGTTCAACCAGGTATTACAGTTCCTTggtccacagtcattacagtacctcggCCCAGCAGGTATTACAGTACCTCGATCAACAGTCATTACAGTGCCTCGGTCCACTAGGTATTACAGTTCCTCGGTCCACAGGtattacagtacctcggtccacCACGTATTACAGTACCTTGGTACACTCGCAATGCAGTACCTCGAACCACCACAtattacagtacctcggtccacagtcattacagtacctcggtccacagtcaTTTTAGTACCTCGGTCCACCAGGTATTAGAGTACCTTggtccacagtcattacagtacctcggtccacagtcaTTATAGTACCTCGGTCCACCAAGAATTAGAGCACCtcggtccacagtcattacagtacTTTGGTCCACAGTCATTATAGTACCTCGGTCCAGAGacattacagtacctcggtccacagtcattacagtacctcggtccgcagtcattacagtacctcggtccacagtcattacagtacctcggtccacagtcattacagtacTTCGGTATacaggcattacagtacctcggtccaccaggtattacagtacctcggtatacaggcattacagtacctcggtccacagtcattacaATACCTCGGGTCTACAGTCTCTACAGTACCTCGGTAcacagtcattacagtacctcagtccacagtcattacagtacctcggtccaccaggtattacagtacctcggtccacagtcattacaATGCCTCGGTCTACAGTCTCTACAGTACCTCGGTACACAGTCATTACAGTCCCtcggtccacagtcattacagtgcctcggtccacagtcattacagtacctcggtccacagtcattacagtacTTCGGTCCACAGTCcttacagtacctcggtccaTCAGTTATTACAGTACCTCagtccacagtcattacagtacctcggtccacagtcattacagtgcctcggtccacagtcattacagtacctcggtccacagtcattacagtacTTCGGTCCACAGTCCTTACAAGTACCTCTGTCCATCAGTTATTACAGTACCTCagtccacagtcattacagtacctcggtccacagtcattacagtacctcggtcgCCCAGGTATTAGCGTATATAGGTCCACAGTCATTACGGTACCTTGGTCCACAGGCATTATAGTTCAtcggtccacagtcattacagtatCTCGGTCCACCAGGTATTAGAATATTTCGATCCACAAGCATTACAATACCTCCGTCCACCAGGAATTACAGTACCTCGGTACATAGTCATTACAGTTCCTCGGTCCACACTCATTACAGTACATCCGTCCACCaagcattacagtacctcggtccactaggtattacagtacctcggtccacaggTAATACAGTACCGCAATCCACAGTTATGGCAGTACCTCGGCCCACCAGGTATTACAGTACTTCGGTCTACAGGTATTACAATACCTCAGTCCATAGGtattacagtacctcggtccacagtcattacagtacctcggtccatagtcattacagtacctcggtccacagtcattacagtacctcggtccacagacattacagtacctcggtccacagtcattacagtacctcggtccacagtcattacagtacctcggtccacaggcactacagtacctcggtccacagtcattaca
The sequence above is drawn from the Cherax quadricarinatus isolate ZL_2023a chromosome 26, ASM3850222v1, whole genome shotgun sequence genome and encodes:
- the LOC138853250 gene encoding uncharacterized protein, which encodes MSQLSLSLSATMKWSALLVVVMVVVMAAYTSAAACCGRHHGGGNRPGGSGGGFGGGGGFGGGGGAGGGGGGFGGGGGFGK